From Pseudonocardia autotrophica, one genomic window encodes:
- a CDS encoding LpqB family beta-propeller domain-containing protein, with amino-acid sequence MSPLLRRFGSGLGMLISLVVLAGCASVPDHSSVQVLRQTGDTGAAVPDGPIEDADPLGLVREFVYASGRPDDRHASARRYLAAPAADWDDGASLTVLTERFDTVFAPESAEQGGDRAVVRLRGTRLGTVSPSGAFETSAEPVEIDIGVVRQEDHWRIDRPPPGVMVRLSDFRTNYRSLRAWFADPQRGTLMSDTHYIPSTRPIQLASRATEVLLGGPSAGLAGAAVTMFPATARLRSAVAESPDGASVVDLTGVSGLSVADRRLLAAQVALTLAEVSVPRVRVLSDGEPLLPDQPEITRDDVAGLVSTPDRLPAFPLVVDGGRVRQLADGGQERPVPGQAGNGSFDVVEAAASARGDGIAVVSREETGTQRLLTGPMAGELTATPVSGAEVTSLSWNGAGDEIWAVADGRLRRVLVPATGPPVDAPLDIGPLDGLGEIRDVAHSREGGRIAVVAGGVALVGPVVPGENGEAAIGPLRELRPNELQDVVAVDWRSSEQLAVAADTDRPVALVTIDGLTLDPVPGTNLTSPLRAVAAAPGRPIYVTDRTGLWSYTGGDLDAWRQTVGASTGARPFYPG; translated from the coding sequence GTGAGCCCGTTGTTGCGCCGGTTCGGCAGCGGACTGGGGATGCTGATCAGCCTGGTGGTGCTCGCGGGATGCGCGAGCGTGCCGGACCACTCCTCCGTGCAGGTGCTGCGGCAGACCGGGGACACCGGAGCCGCGGTGCCGGACGGCCCGATCGAGGACGCCGATCCGCTCGGCCTGGTCCGCGAGTTCGTCTACGCCTCCGGGCGGCCGGACGACCGGCACGCCTCGGCTCGCCGCTACCTCGCCGCCCCGGCCGCGGACTGGGACGACGGCGCCTCGCTGACCGTGCTCACCGAGCGCTTCGACACGGTGTTCGCCCCCGAGAGCGCCGAGCAGGGCGGGGACCGGGCGGTGGTGCGGCTGCGCGGCACCCGGCTCGGCACGGTCAGCCCCTCCGGCGCGTTCGAGACGTCCGCCGAACCAGTCGAGATCGACATCGGGGTCGTCCGACAGGAGGACCACTGGCGGATCGACCGCCCACCGCCGGGGGTCATGGTCCGGCTGTCGGACTTCCGGACGAACTACCGCTCGTTGCGTGCGTGGTTCGCCGACCCGCAGCGCGGCACGCTGATGTCCGATACCCATTACATCCCCAGCACCCGGCCGATCCAGCTGGCATCCCGGGCGACCGAGGTGCTGCTGGGCGGGCCGTCGGCCGGCCTGGCCGGGGCGGCGGTCACGATGTTCCCGGCGACCGCCCGGCTGCGCTCGGCCGTCGCCGAGTCGCCGGACGGGGCCAGCGTCGTCGATCTCACCGGTGTGTCCGGACTGTCGGTGGCCGACCGGCGGCTGCTCGCCGCGCAGGTCGCCCTCACGCTGGCCGAGGTCAGCGTGCCGCGGGTGCGGGTGCTGTCCGACGGCGAGCCGCTGCTGCCCGACCAGCCCGAGATCACCCGCGACGACGTCGCCGGCCTGGTCTCCACCCCCGACCGGCTCCCGGCCTTCCCGCTGGTGGTCGACGGTGGACGGGTGCGGCAGCTGGCGGACGGCGGCCAGGAGAGACCGGTGCCGGGACAGGCCGGCAACGGCTCGTTCGACGTGGTGGAGGCGGCGGCTTCGGCGCGCGGGGACGGGATCGCGGTCGTCTCCCGTGAGGAGACCGGAACCCAACGGCTGCTGACCGGCCCGATGGCCGGCGAGCTGACCGCCACCCCGGTCTCCGGGGCGGAGGTGACCTCGCTCAGCTGGAACGGCGCGGGCGACGAGATCTGGGCGGTCGCCGACGGCAGGCTGCGCCGGGTGCTGGTCCCGGCCACCGGCCCGCCGGTCGATGCGCCGCTGGACATCGGCCCGCTCGACGGGCTCGGCGAGATCAGGGACGTGGCGCACTCGCGGGAGGGCGGCCGGATCGCGGTGGTCGCCGGGGGCGTCGCACTGGTCGGGCCGGTGGTGCCCGGCGAGAACGGCGAGGCCGCGATCGGACCGCTGCGTGAGCTGCGCCCGAACGAACTGCAGGACGTCGTGGCCGTCGACTGGCGGTCGAGCGAGCAGCTCGCCGTCGCGGCCGACACCGACCGCCCGGTGGCACTCGTGACGATCGACGGCCTGACCCTGGACCCGGTACCGGGCACCAACCTCACCTCCCCGTTGCGTGCGGTGGCGGCCGCTCCCGGGCGGCCGATCTACGTCACCGACCGGACCGGCCTGTGGAGCTACACCGGCGGTGACCTGGACGCCTGGCGGCAGACGGTGGGCGCCTCCACCGGAGCCCGGCCGTTCTATCCGGGCTGA
- the mtrB gene encoding MtrAB system histidine kinase MtrB yields the protein MSRLGIRRRLVRLPGVARLVRGLAPLRAQAHELGALVAASWRRSLQLRVVVSTLALSSAVVLVLGLVLQSEIAERLLQSKINGALVQAETGRVVLEGELSGVDPDREGAQEILNAALQRLTNTEDSSPGTSTAGDFRAALTSGIGNGPEISSGPVDEVTPEQRATVAEGGVSRQYTTVDGVPTLVIGQPVSTAGRDLQFYLLFPLEGERLTLNLVQSTLIVGGLVLLVLLAAIASLVTRQVVRPIRHAADVAERFAGGHLDERMAVRGEDEVARLAESYNEMAGSLAAQIAQLEEFGALQRRFTSDVSHELRTPLTTVRMAADVLYASRDELLPALRRSSELLVTELDRFEELLADLLEISRLDAGVAELGAEQIDLSAVVQRAVGAVRGLATDAGTELVLDLPAGEYVEADSRRVERIVRNLVANAIDHGEGRPVEVTMAGDPASVAVLVRDHGVGLRPGEADLVFNRFWRAEESRARRSGGTGLGLSISIEDARLHGGWLQAWGEPGSGSAFRLTLPRQVGGHISASPLPLGPPSGDGDAARRDGRPGSSVPTPPRGVVARRDEARPMRDDDGRQLRSAEVAPVLPAERAITDPGVER from the coding sequence ATGAGCCGGCTCGGGATCCGGCGCCGGCTCGTCCGGCTGCCCGGCGTCGCACGACTCGTGCGGGGACTCGCCCCGCTGCGGGCCCAGGCGCACGAACTCGGCGCGCTGGTGGCCGCCTCCTGGCGGCGGTCGCTGCAGCTGCGGGTCGTGGTCTCGACGCTCGCACTGTCCTCTGCGGTGGTGCTCGTGCTGGGCCTCGTGCTGCAGAGCGAGATCGCCGAGCGGCTGCTGCAGAGCAAGATCAACGGCGCGCTCGTCCAGGCCGAGACCGGCCGGGTGGTGCTCGAGGGCGAGCTCTCCGGCGTCGATCCGGACCGTGAGGGCGCGCAGGAGATCCTGAACGCCGCGCTGCAGCGGCTGACCAACACCGAGGACTCCTCGCCCGGCACGTCCACGGCCGGTGACTTCCGGGCGGCGCTGACGAGCGGGATCGGCAACGGCCCCGAGATCTCCTCCGGCCCGGTGGACGAGGTCACCCCGGAGCAGCGGGCCACGGTCGCCGAGGGCGGGGTGAGCCGCCAGTACACGACCGTCGACGGGGTGCCGACGCTGGTGATCGGGCAGCCGGTCTCCACCGCGGGCCGGGACCTGCAGTTCTATCTGCTCTTCCCGCTGGAGGGGGAGCGACTGACGCTGAACCTGGTGCAGAGCACGCTGATCGTGGGTGGACTGGTGCTGCTGGTCCTGCTCGCGGCGATCGCCAGTCTCGTGACCAGGCAGGTGGTGCGGCCGATCCGGCACGCCGCCGACGTGGCGGAGCGGTTCGCCGGCGGCCATCTCGACGAGCGGATGGCCGTGCGCGGCGAGGACGAGGTGGCGCGGCTCGCCGAGTCCTACAACGAGATGGCGGGCAGCCTCGCCGCGCAGATCGCGCAGCTGGAGGAGTTCGGTGCGCTGCAGCGCCGGTTCACCTCGGACGTCAGCCACGAGCTGCGCACACCGCTGACGACGGTCCGGATGGCGGCCGACGTGCTCTACGCATCCCGCGACGAGCTGCTGCCTGCCCTGCGCCGCAGCTCCGAGCTGTTGGTCACCGAGCTCGACCGGTTCGAGGAGCTGCTCGCCGATCTGCTGGAGATCTCCCGGCTGGACGCCGGTGTCGCCGAGCTGGGTGCCGAGCAGATCGACCTGTCGGCCGTGGTGCAGCGCGCCGTCGGTGCCGTGCGTGGGCTGGCCACCGACGCCGGTACCGAGCTGGTGCTCGACCTGCCCGCGGGGGAGTACGTCGAGGCCGACTCGCGGCGGGTCGAGCGGATCGTGCGGAACCTGGTGGCGAACGCGATCGATCACGGCGAGGGCCGACCGGTGGAGGTGACGATGGCGGGGGACCCCGCGTCGGTGGCAGTACTGGTGCGCGACCACGGAGTCGGCCTGCGGCCCGGGGAGGCGGACCTGGTGTTCAACCGCTTCTGGCGGGCCGAGGAGTCCCGGGCGCGGCGCAGCGGCGGCACCGGACTGGGCCTGTCGATCAGCATCGAGGACGCCCGGCTGCACGGCGGCTGGCTGCAGGCGTGGGGCGAGCCCGGGAGCGGATCGGCATTCCGGCTGACCCTGCCCCGGCAGGTCGGCGGTCACATCTCCGCCTCTCCGCTGCCGCTCGGCCCGCCGTCGGGTGACGGCGACGCCGCGCGCCGCGACGGACGCCCCGGCAGCTCGGTCCCGACCCCGCCCCGCGGCGTCGTCGCGCGCCGGGACGAGGCCCGGCCGATGCGCGACGACGACGGCCGGCAGCTCCGGTCGGCGGAGGTGGCCCCGGTGCTGCCCGCCGAGCGGGCGATCACCGACCCGGGGGTGGAGCGGTGA
- the mtrA gene encoding MtrAB system response regulator MtrA — protein sequence MKSRVLVVDDDPALAEMLTIVLRGEGFETAVVSDGTRALPAVRDSPPDVILLDLMLPGMNGIDVCRAIRAEFGIPIVMLTAKSDTVDVVLGLESGADDYVIKPFKPKELVARIRARVRRNESEPAEQLSIGEIDIDVPAHQVTRSGRPIALTPLEFDLLVALARKPRQVFTREVLLEQVWGYRHAADTRLVNVHVQRLRSKVERDPERPEVVLTVRGVGYKAGPP from the coding sequence ATGAAGTCGCGCGTGCTGGTGGTCGACGACGACCCGGCCCTGGCCGAGATGCTCACCATCGTGCTGCGGGGCGAGGGGTTCGAGACCGCTGTCGTCTCCGACGGCACCCGGGCGCTGCCCGCCGTCCGGGACTCCCCGCCGGATGTGATCCTGCTCGATCTGATGCTGCCCGGGATGAACGGCATCGACGTCTGCCGGGCCATCCGGGCGGAGTTCGGCATCCCGATCGTCATGCTCACCGCGAAGAGCGACACGGTCGACGTGGTGCTGGGCCTCGAGTCGGGTGCCGACGACTACGTGATCAAGCCGTTCAAGCCCAAGGAACTGGTCGCCCGGATCCGGGCCAGGGTGCGGCGCAACGAGTCCGAACCCGCCGAGCAGCTGTCGATCGGCGAGATCGACATCGACGTGCCCGCGCACCAGGTGACCAGGTCCGGCCGGCCGATCGCGCTCACCCCCCTGGAGTTCGACCTGCTGGTCGCGCTCGCCCGCAAGCCGCGCCAGGTGTTCACCCGTGAGGTGCTGCTCGAGCAGGTCTGGGGCTACCGGCACGCTGCCGACACCCGGCTGGTGAACGTGCACGTGCAGCGCCTCCGTTCGAAGGTGGAGCGCGACCCGGAGCGCCCCGAGGTGGTCCTGACCGTTCGTGGGGTGGGGTACAAGGCCGGGCCTCCGTGA
- a CDS encoding dTMP kinase has product MGRLVVIEGLDGAGKRTLAARLTAELSAAGGTVCSTAFPRYDDDVHAELARDALYGRMGDLASSVHAMAVLFALDRRAAIPALRTDLATHDVVLVDRYVASNAAYNAARLGQDAHGEVVEWVRALEVERFDLPVPDHQLLLAPPREVAAERARARELTEPGRERDAYESDDALQARTDAVYRQLAGAGWLSPWTVVDGSGPDPAPALARLLLDGPG; this is encoded by the coding sequence GTGGGACGGCTGGTGGTCATCGAGGGTCTCGACGGTGCCGGGAAGCGCACCCTCGCCGCGCGGCTGACCGCCGAGCTGTCCGCCGCCGGCGGCACCGTGTGCTCCACGGCCTTCCCCCGTTACGACGACGACGTGCACGCCGAACTGGCCCGCGACGCGCTCTACGGCCGGATGGGCGATCTGGCCTCCTCGGTGCACGCGATGGCGGTGCTGTTCGCGCTCGACCGGCGCGCGGCCATCCCGGCCCTGCGCACCGATCTCGCCACGCACGACGTGGTGCTGGTCGACCGGTATGTCGCCTCGAACGCCGCCTACAACGCCGCCCGGCTGGGGCAGGACGCCCACGGTGAGGTCGTCGAATGGGTGCGCGCGCTGGAGGTGGAGCGCTTCGACCTCCCGGTTCCCGATCACCAGCTGCTGCTCGCACCGCCCCGCGAGGTGGCCGCCGAGCGCGCCCGTGCCCGGGAACTCACCGAACCGGGCCGCGAGCGGGACGCCTACGAGAGCGACGATGCCCTGCAGGCCCGCACCGACGCGGTCTACCGGCAGCTCGCCGGTGCGGGCTGGCTGAGCCCGTGGACGGTCGTCGACGGCAGTGGGCCCGATCCTGCGCCGGCGCTGGCCCGGCTGCTGCTCGACGGCCCCGGGTAG
- a CDS encoding NUDIX domain-containing protein codes for MIEIGSGDGWVHCAAGHRHWGRFGAAGLLVRHRDDTDPPGVDRVLLQHRASWSHHGGTWGIPGGARDRGEPARAAALREAAEESSLDTASVRHLDEFVDDHGGWTYTTVVVRAPAAPPVTVRGQESTELRWVRTDRFDELALHPGFATSWPRVGLLGTG; via the coding sequence ATGATCGAGATCGGTTCCGGGGACGGCTGGGTGCACTGCGCCGCCGGCCACCGGCACTGGGGCCGCTTCGGTGCGGCCGGGCTGCTCGTCCGGCACCGCGATGACACCGACCCGCCCGGCGTCGACCGGGTGCTGCTGCAGCACCGGGCGTCCTGGAGCCACCACGGTGGGACCTGGGGCATCCCCGGCGGCGCCCGCGACCGCGGCGAGCCCGCCCGGGCGGCCGCGCTGCGTGAGGCCGCCGAGGAGAGTTCGCTGGACACCGCGTCGGTCCGGCATCTCGACGAGTTCGTCGACGACCACGGCGGCTGGACCTACACCACCGTCGTCGTCCGGGCGCCCGCCGCGCCACCGGTGACGGTGCGCGGGCAGGAGAGCACCGAGCTGCGCTGGGTGCGCACCGACCGGTTCGACGAGCTGGCCCTGCATCCCGGCTTCGCGACGAGCTGGCCGCGGGTCGGCCTGCTCGGCACCGGATAG
- the ahcY gene encoding adenosylhomocysteinase, which produces MTASQTTGHPKLQNLNGLDFAIADIGGHEAGRKDIRLAENEMPGLMDLRREYAEAKPLHGARIAGSLHMTTQTAVLIETLVSLGADVRWVSCNIFSTQDDSAAATVVGPHGTPEKPAGVPVFAWKGESLEDYWWCTEQLFKFTDEAGNVVGPNMILDDGGDATLLVHKGVEFEQTGVVPSFADDDLSVSDEERVVFDTLRRSLAEDPKRWTTINSDIRGVTEETTTGVNRLYQLAEQGKLLFPAINVNDSVTKSKFDNKYGIRHSLLDGLNRATDVLIGGKVAVVAGYGDVGKGCAEALAGQGARVIVSEIDPICALQALLEGFQVARVEDVIGSADVVVTTTGNKDIITTELMAKMKHQAILCNVGHFDNEIDMAGLGRIPGINKVNIKPQVDEWIFPDGHTILVLSEGRLMNLGNATGHPSFVMSNSFANQTIAQIELFTKHDEYNKDVYRLPKHLDEKVAKVHVLALGGELTTLSKDQAEYIGVDVEGPYKPEHYRY; this is translated from the coding sequence ATGACCGCATCCCAGACCACCGGCCACCCGAAGCTGCAGAACCTGAACGGACTCGACTTCGCGATCGCCGACATCGGCGGGCACGAGGCCGGGCGTAAGGACATCCGGCTGGCCGAGAACGAGATGCCGGGTCTGATGGACCTGCGTCGGGAGTATGCTGAGGCCAAGCCGTTGCACGGTGCCCGGATCGCGGGCTCGCTGCACATGACGACCCAGACCGCGGTGTTGATCGAGACCCTGGTCAGCCTGGGGGCTGATGTGCGGTGGGTGTCGTGCAACATCTTCTCCACCCAGGATGATTCGGCGGCGGCGACGGTGGTCGGTCCGCACGGCACGCCGGAGAAGCCGGCGGGTGTGCCGGTGTTCGCCTGGAAGGGCGAGTCGCTCGAGGACTACTGGTGGTGCACCGAGCAGCTGTTCAAGTTCACCGATGAGGCCGGCAACGTCGTGGGGCCGAACATGATCCTCGACGACGGTGGTGACGCGACGCTGCTGGTGCACAAGGGTGTGGAGTTCGAGCAGACCGGTGTGGTGCCGAGCTTCGCCGATGACGACCTGAGCGTCTCGGACGAGGAGCGGGTGGTGTTCGACACGCTGCGGCGCAGCCTGGCCGAGGACCCGAAGCGCTGGACGACGATCAACTCCGACATCCGTGGGGTCACCGAGGAGACCACGACCGGGGTGAACCGGCTCTACCAGCTGGCTGAGCAGGGCAAGTTGTTGTTCCCGGCGATCAATGTGAACGACTCGGTGACGAAGTCGAAGTTCGACAACAAGTACGGCATCCGGCACTCGTTGCTCGACGGGTTGAACCGCGCCACCGATGTGCTGATCGGCGGCAAGGTCGCGGTGGTGGCCGGTTACGGCGACGTCGGTAAGGGCTGTGCGGAGGCCCTGGCGGGTCAGGGTGCGCGGGTGATCGTGTCGGAGATCGACCCGATCTGTGCGTTGCAGGCGTTGCTGGAGGGCTTCCAGGTGGCCCGGGTGGAGGACGTCATCGGTTCGGCGGACGTGGTGGTGACCACGACGGGGAACAAGGACATCATCACCACCGAGCTGATGGCGAAGATGAAGCACCAGGCGATCCTGTGCAACGTCGGTCATTTCGACAACGAGATCGACATGGCCGGGCTGGGCCGGATCCCGGGCATCAACAAGGTCAACATCAAGCCGCAGGTCGATGAGTGGATCTTCCCGGACGGGCACACGATCCTGGTGCTGTCCGAGGGGCGGCTGATGAACCTGGGCAACGCGACCGGGCACCCGTCGTTCGTGATGTCGAACTCGTTCGCGAACCAGACGATCGCCCAGATCGAGCTGTTCACCAAGCACGACGAGTACAACAAGGACGTCTACCGGCTCCCGAAGCACCTCGACGAGAAGGTCGCGAAGGTGCACGTGCTGGCACTGGGCGGGGAACTGACCACGCTGTCCAAGGACCAGGCCGAGTACATCGGTGTCGATGTCGAGGGCCCGTACAAGCCCGAGCACTACCGCTACTGA